The following coding sequences lie in one Pseudomonas syringae CC1557 genomic window:
- the rmf gene encoding ribosome modulation factor: MRRLKRDPLERAFLRGYQYGVHGKSRELCPFTLPSVRQAWINGWREGRGDNWDGMTGTAGIHRLNELHAVG, encoded by the coding sequence ATGAGAAGACTTAAGCGTGATCCGTTGGAAAGAGCATTTTTACGCGGATATCAATACGGCGTTCATGGTAAATCCCGTGAGCTTTGCCCTTTTACTCTACCGTCAGTACGCCAGGCATGGATCAATGGCTGGCGCGAAGGACGCGGCGACAACTGGGACGGTATGACCGGCACTGCGGGCATCCACAGACTCAACGAACTTCACGCGGTCGGATGA